A genomic window from Paenibacillus sp. FSL K6-0276 includes:
- a CDS encoding HD-GYP domain-containing protein, translating into MRVHVSDLKPGNHLNADAYSSRGLHVLPKGSLLQINDIAKLMQLGVDYVDIETLEEEASSLSRPSIIQTVTTSFDTMIDGFESLYMEALLKGSFNQSVVNDILQPSLQTLDKHKDVVSLLLLLDREDNYTYNHSLQVGMLSYYIAIWLGYSKQECYEIGRAGYLIDIGKCRISPSLLNKPGKLTPDEFEEIKLHTKYGYEIIRNSMDDSYTALTALQHHEREDGSGYPNGLTKTDIHPYAQIAAVADIYSAMTSKRAYQSKQELISVLREINNLSFGKLNARTVQAFIQHLMPNFIGKRVLLSTDDTGVIIMNNPVDIFRPLVKIDGMFVDLSRERNVAIVEIYMD; encoded by the coding sequence TTGAGAGTACACGTCTCAGATCTAAAACCTGGTAATCACCTCAACGCGGACGCGTATAGTTCTAGGGGTCTACATGTATTACCAAAAGGATCGCTGCTCCAAATAAATGATATCGCCAAGCTGATGCAGCTTGGAGTTGATTATGTTGATATCGAGACGTTAGAGGAAGAAGCATCATCCCTCAGCAGACCTTCAATTATTCAGACGGTGACCACTAGTTTCGATACCATGATTGACGGCTTCGAGTCTCTATATATGGAAGCACTATTAAAAGGAAGCTTCAACCAATCTGTGGTAAACGATATTCTTCAGCCTTCGCTTCAAACTTTGGACAAGCATAAAGATGTAGTATCCCTCCTGCTTTTGTTGGATCGCGAAGATAATTATACCTACAATCACTCACTACAGGTAGGCATGCTCTCTTATTATATTGCGATATGGCTTGGTTATTCCAAACAAGAGTGCTATGAAATTGGTCGCGCAGGATATTTGATTGATATTGGAAAATGCCGAATTTCACCCTCTCTCTTGAATAAACCAGGGAAGCTAACTCCAGATGAGTTCGAGGAAATTAAACTACATACTAAGTACGGCTACGAAATTATCCGCAATTCGATGGATGATTCTTATACAGCTTTGACCGCCCTTCAGCATCATGAACGTGAGGATGGCTCTGGCTATCCCAACGGTCTAACCAAAACCGATATTCATCCTTATGCACAAATTGCAGCTGTAGCTGACATCTATAGTGCGATGACTTCTAAACGTGCCTATCAGTCAAAGCAAGAGCTTATTTCCGTCCTGCGTGAAATAAACAATCTCAGTTTCGGTAAGCTGAACGCTAGAACTGTTCAGGCCTTTATCCAGCATTTAATGCCCAACTTCATTGGCAAGCGTGTATTGCTGAGTACAGATGATACAGGCGTGATTATCATGAACAATCCGGTTGATATTTTCCGTCCACTGGTAAAGATTGATGGAATGTTTGTTGATTTATCCCGTGAGCGTAACGTAGCGATTGTCGAAATTTACATGGACTAA
- a CDS encoding molybdenum cofactor biosynthesis protein MoaE, whose translation MHITIRLFAGLAEVIGSSSLTFHATVIPLTAGKLKELLSASYPDAASQIGASLIAIDREYAPDDSIITESSEVALIPPVSGGENGSLYESTPDGLYSITDQPLNAEKLLDAVLDVNHGASLLFIGTTREMTGEQRTTALHYEAYIPMALSKLEEIGKEVKNRWNANCAISHRIGRVGLKEASVIIAISTPHRDTCYEASRFAIELLKQTVPVWKKDINESGQHWVGSGQKATNSIHN comes from the coding sequence ATGCATATTACTATCCGACTGTTCGCGGGACTGGCTGAGGTCATCGGCTCTTCTTCTCTGACCTTCCACGCGACTGTGATTCCCTTAACAGCTGGAAAGCTGAAGGAACTTCTGTCCGCCTCTTATCCGGATGCAGCATCCCAAATTGGAGCTTCTTTGATTGCCATTGACCGGGAATATGCTCCTGATGATTCTATCATCACCGAGTCTTCCGAAGTTGCACTTATTCCTCCAGTTTCCGGAGGAGAGAATGGTTCTTTATATGAAAGTACTCCTGATGGACTCTACAGCATAACGGACCAGCCTTTAAATGCGGAGAAGCTTCTAGATGCCGTCCTCGACGTCAATCACGGAGCATCTTTATTATTTATCGGCACTACGCGCGAAATGACCGGTGAACAACGTACAACTGCACTACACTATGAAGCCTACATCCCTATGGCCTTAAGTAAGCTGGAGGAGATTGGCAAAGAGGTTAAGAACCGCTGGAACGCAAACTGTGCAATATCACACCGCATTGGGCGTGTAGGTCTAAAGGAAGCAAGTGTTATCATTGCAATCTCCACCCCTCATCGCGATACCTGCTACGAAGCCAGTCGCTTTGCCATTGAACTATTGAAACAGACAGTTCCCGTTTGGAAAAAAGACATTAATGAATCGGGCCAGCATTGGGTAGGCTCTGGTCAGAAGGCTACCAATTCAATCCACAATTAA